Proteins encoded in a region of the Malaciobacter mytili LMG 24559 genome:
- a CDS encoding metal ABC transporter ATP-binding protein, translating into MNIVEIKNLSYKYDKVNVLEDINLQIKKGDFLAIIGPNGGGKSTLLKLILQLLNPQKGKINKLLKEDAFGYVPQNTNLNIDFPITALEVVLMGHIGNKRKFFGYSKDDISCAMHSLEQVGMKEYANNKIGNLSGGQRQRVFIARALCANPQIMLLDEPTASIDVKGQKEVYELLAKLNKNITIVVVSHDISVLLNYAKSVAHVNKNLVFHKLDNINKNLNENEHLCEVELLRALGKQNSCGCGC; encoded by the coding sequence TTGAATATAGTAGAAATAAAAAACTTATCATATAAGTATGATAAAGTAAATGTTTTAGAAGATATAAATTTACAGATAAAAAAAGGTGATTTTTTAGCTATTATTGGACCAAATGGTGGTGGAAAATCAACTTTATTAAAACTTATTTTACAATTGTTAAATCCACAAAAAGGGAAGATTAACAAACTTTTAAAAGAGGATGCATTTGGATATGTTCCTCAAAATACAAATTTAAATATAGATTTTCCTATTACTGCGCTTGAAGTTGTACTTATGGGGCATATAGGAAATAAAAGAAAATTTTTTGGATATTCAAAAGATGATATTTCTTGTGCAATGCACTCTTTAGAACAAGTTGGAATGAAAGAGTATGCAAATAATAAAATTGGAAATTTAAGTGGAGGACAAAGGCAAAGAGTTTTTATAGCTAGGGCTTTATGTGCAAATCCGCAAATAATGTTACTTGATGAACCCACTGCAAGTATTGATGTAAAGGGACAAAAAGAGGTTTATGAATTACTTGCAAAACTAAATAAAAATATAACAATTGTTGTAGTAAGTCATGATATTTCAGTTTTATTAAATTATGCAAAGAGTGTTGCTCATGTGAATAAAAATCTTGTTTTTCATAAATTAGATAATATAAATAAAAATCTAAATGAAAATGAACATTTATGTGAAGTTGAGCTACTTCGTGCTTTAGGAAAACAAAACTCTTGTGGATGTGGGTGTTAA
- the amrS gene encoding AmmeMemoRadiSam system radical SAM enzyme: protein MKYYKEENGKQICLLCSYYCHLKPNQIGICGVNKNIDNKIECLVYGHISAFNIDPIEKKPLYHFLPNSKSLSLGTVGCNFKCSFCQNYGISQEKNIDKSRYISPKEIVQIALNKKCESISYTYNEPTIFYPFAKDIALEAKKFGIKSVFVTNGFESSEVIEDMKGLIDAVNVDLKSFNENYYKKELGGNLQQVLENLIHFKKNNIWVEVTTLVIPTKNDSKEELYKIANFIKQNLGEETPWHISAFHPDYKELSLNNTPFENLKEAFDIGKKVGLKNVYIGNIGYENNTYCSFCNELLLSREYYKIKKNIVKNASCPKCKTKLQGVFNMSTRAKAVAGTFYPNSKEEILKYIQHFNNGFKIKQEPLNAKAIISPHAGYIYSGFTANLAFNLASKQEYKTVVVIGPSHKVYFEGCSVALYDEYETPLGNIEVDLKYSLNLVDKYSWCDFLPSAHLEHSTETQAPFIKHYFKNSKIVEIVYGKIDFNLLALLIEDILKHKDTFLVISTDLSHFYTLSEANKKDNICLNAIAKKDMQLFDSGAEACGMIGVKALIKSAINLKLETEILHYCTSYDRTKDNSKVVGYAAALIGNKN, encoded by the coding sequence ATGAAATACTACAAAGAAGAAAATGGAAAACAAATCTGTTTACTTTGTAGTTATTATTGCCACTTAAAACCAAATCAAATTGGAATTTGTGGTGTTAATAAAAATATAGATAATAAAATAGAGTGCTTAGTTTATGGGCATATTAGTGCTTTTAATATAGACCCCATTGAAAAAAAACCACTATATCATTTTTTGCCAAATAGTAAATCCTTATCTTTAGGTACAGTTGGCTGTAATTTTAAATGCTCTTTTTGTCAAAATTATGGAATTTCACAAGAAAAAAATATTGATAAAAGTAGATATATTTCCCCTAAAGAGATAGTTCAAATAGCTTTAAATAAAAAATGTGAATCTATTTCTTATACTTACAATGAACCAACTATTTTTTATCCTTTTGCTAAAGATATAGCCCTTGAAGCTAAAAAATTTGGTATAAAATCAGTTTTTGTTACAAATGGCTTTGAAAGTAGTGAAGTAATAGAAGATATGAAAGGTCTTATTGATGCTGTGAATGTGGATTTAAAATCTTTTAATGAAAACTATTATAAAAAAGAGTTAGGTGGAAATTTACAGCAAGTTTTAGAAAATTTAATTCATTTTAAAAAAAATAATATTTGGGTTGAGGTTACCACTTTAGTAATACCTACTAAAAATGACTCAAAAGAAGAACTTTATAAAATAGCAAATTTTATAAAACAAAATCTAGGAGAAGAAACACCTTGGCATATAAGTGCTTTTCATCCTGACTACAAAGAACTATCTTTAAATAATACCCCTTTTGAAAACTTAAAAGAGGCCTTTGATATTGGTAAGAAAGTAGGGCTTAAAAATGTTTACATAGGAAATATCGGCTATGAAAATAATACTTATTGCTCTTTTTGTAATGAGTTATTACTTAGTAGAGAGTATTATAAGATTAAAAAAAATATTGTAAAAAATGCAAGTTGTCCAAAGTGTAAAACAAAGCTTCAAGGAGTATTTAATATGAGTACAAGAGCAAAAGCAGTTGCAGGAACTTTTTATCCAAATAGCAAAGAAGAGATTTTAAAGTATATTCAACATTTTAATAATGGTTTTAAAATAAAACAAGAGCCACTAAATGCAAAAGCAATTATATCTCCCCATGCAGGATATATTTATAGTGGTTTTACTGCAAATTTAGCTTTTAATTTAGCTTCTAAACAAGAGTATAAGACCGTAGTAGTTATAGGTCCTTCACATAAAGTTTATTTTGAAGGTTGTTCGGTTGCTTTATATGATGAGTATGAGACTCCTTTGGGAAATATAGAAGTTGATTTAAAATACTCTTTAAATTTAGTTGATAAATATAGTTGGTGTGATTTTTTACCAAGTGCTCATTTAGAACATTCAACTGAAACACAAGCCCCTTTTATAAAACACTATTTTAAAAACTCTAAAATAGTTGAAATTGTTTATGGAAAAATTGATTTTAATCTTTTAGCCCTATTAATAGAAGATATTTTAAAACATAAAGATACTTTTTTAGTAATTAGTACAGATTTAAGTCACTTTTACACTTTAAGTGAAGCAAATAAAAAAGATAATATTTGTTTAAATGCAATAGCTAAAAAAGATATGCAACTTTTTGATAGTGGGGCTGAAGCTTGTGGGATGATAGGGGTAAAAGCACTTATTAAAAGTGCAATAAATTTAAAGTTAGAAACTGAAATTTTGCACTATTGTACTAGTTATGATAGAACAAAAGATAATAGTAAAGTTGTGGGATATGCAGCTGCTTTAATAGGAAATAAAAACTAA
- a CDS encoding metal ABC transporter permease, translated as MIEALSYDFVQNALFAGVLISIAAGIIGSLVVVNRITFLAGGIAHSSYGGIGLAIFLGLPILLGATVFAVLSAIFIAFITQNNKNRIDSIIGMMWALGMAIGIVFVDLTPGYNVDLMSYLFGSIIAVSNEDILYMASLDIIIISLVVFFYKEILAVSYDSEFAKLRGISVKFFYTLILILAALCVVAAIRVVGLILVIALLTIPTYLAEVFASRLSSMMIISSLFAVFFTISGLIISYFFDISSGASIIIVGVATLLAVKVVKR; from the coding sequence ATGATAGAAGCTTTATCTTATGATTTTGTGCAAAATGCACTTTTTGCAGGAGTCTTAATCTCAATTGCTGCTGGAATAATTGGTTCATTGGTAGTTGTTAATAGAATAACTTTTTTAGCAGGTGGAATTGCCCATAGTTCTTATGGTGGAATAGGGCTTGCTATTTTCTTAGGGCTTCCAATTTTACTTGGTGCAACGGTTTTTGCAGTGTTATCTGCAATTTTTATTGCTTTTATAACACAAAACAATAAAAATAGAATAGATAGTATTATTGGTATGATGTGGGCCTTAGGTATGGCTATTGGTATAGTTTTTGTTGATTTAACGCCTGGGTATAATGTGGATTTAATGAGTTACTTATTTGGGTCTATTATTGCTGTATCAAATGAAGATATTTTATATATGGCAAGTTTGGATATTATTATAATATCTTTAGTTGTCTTTTTTTATAAAGAGATATTAGCAGTCTCTTATGATAGTGAGTTTGCAAAATTAAGAGGAATTAGTGTTAAGTTTTTTTATACACTTATCTTAATTTTAGCTGCTCTTTGTGTTGTTGCAGCTATTAGAGTAGTGGGGCTTATTTTAGTAATTGCTCTTTTAACTATACCCACATATTTAGCTGAGGTTTTTGCTTCAAGATTATCAAGTATGATGATTATTAGTTCACTATTTGCTGTTTTTTTTACTATTAGTGGACTTATTATTTCATATTTCTTTGATATTAGTTCAGGTGCTAGTATTATAATAGTTGGTGTAGCTACCTTATTGGCTGTAAAAGTAGTTAAAAGATAA
- a CDS encoding ElyC/SanA/YdcF family protein codes for MFFLKKLISGFLMPLPIALILLCIALFFLHKKSYFKSKVFISISLLWLFLFSYSPIANRLLFPLEYSYKALKTIPQVNYIVVLGSGHKTNEHLSITSQLNTTALNRFIEAYRLYKNLPNAKLIFSGYGGKDKTSHAFMQEKLALELKIKKEDIITISKPKDTKEEALAIKELLKDEKFILVTSASHMKRAMLIFNNLNLNAIPAVTNHLAKDKADFFSRPSGFNLYKSEVAFHEYIGILWEKIKASF; via the coding sequence ATGTTTTTTCTTAAAAAATTAATTTCTGGGTTTTTAATGCCTTTACCTATAGCTTTAATATTACTATGTATTGCTTTATTCTTTTTACATAAAAAATCATATTTTAAAAGTAAAGTTTTTATTAGTATTAGTCTGCTTTGGTTATTTTTATTTTCCTATTCTCCTATTGCAAATAGATTATTATTTCCATTAGAGTATTCATATAAAGCCTTAAAAACAATTCCCCAAGTTAATTATATAGTAGTTTTGGGAAGTGGTCATAAAACAAATGAACACTTAAGTATAACTTCTCAATTAAATACAACTGCTTTAAATAGATTTATAGAAGCATATAGGCTTTATAAAAATTTACCAAATGCTAAATTGATTTTTTCAGGTTATGGTGGAAAAGATAAAACTTCTCATGCTTTTATGCAAGAAAAATTAGCCCTTGAACTTAAGATAAAAAAAGAAGATATTATAACTATTTCAAAACCAAAAGATACAAAAGAGGAAGCTTTAGCTATAAAAGAGCTTTTAAAAGATGAAAAGTTTATTTTGGTAACTTCTGCTTCTCATATGAAAAGAGCAATGTTAATTTTTAATAATCTTAATTTAAATGCAATTCCTGCGGTTACAAATCATTTGGCTAAAGATAAAGCAGATTTTTTTTCAAGACCTAGTGGTTTTAATTTATATAAATCAGAAGTGGCTTTTCATGAGTATATAGGAATTCTTTGGGAAAAGATTAAAGCTTCTTTTTGA